In a genomic window of Ralstonia insidiosa:
- a CDS encoding DUF3304 domain-containing protein, with protein MRTLALDKSWRASLLAIAVKVVCVLAICHRSSSAASIADAMPNATEAQREMIRRMEKSAPPTLNGIQLYTGPERTPAFLKGLTIVGYNYTDTAIANFSVEGAGGGNIEVSSRGYSYGGGTCCAPIPQETPLPVPVGIKWQRDGIGVRPWCEQTVLLKGPMPRDANFFEVHFYQDGTIQVAITDYPSRPRVSMDRYSPALRKPSGNIDNDSQHARCSDK; from the coding sequence ATGAGGACGCTTGCGTTAGACAAGTCTTGGCGTGCCAGCCTTCTTGCGATCGCGGTGAAGGTGGTTTGTGTGCTGGCGATTTGTCATAGGAGCAGCAGTGCGGCCTCCATCGCAGACGCGATGCCGAATGCAACTGAAGCACAGCGCGAGATGATCCGGCGGATGGAGAAGAGCGCACCGCCGACACTCAATGGCATTCAACTCTATACGGGACCCGAGCGAACCCCAGCGTTTCTCAAAGGGCTGACGATTGTCGGCTACAACTACACCGACACGGCGATTGCCAATTTCTCGGTTGAAGGCGCAGGCGGCGGAAATATTGAAGTGTCTTCGCGTGGGTACAGCTATGGCGGTGGCACGTGTTGCGCGCCGATTCCACAGGAGACGCCACTGCCGGTTCCGGTTGGCATTAAATGGCAACGCGACGGCATTGGGGTTCGTCCATGGTGCGAGCAGACTGTGTTGCTGAAGGGGCCGATGCCGAGAGATGCAAACTTCTTCGAAGTGCATTTCTATCAGGACGGCACCATTCAGGTTGCGATCACAGACTATCCGTCACGACCTCGCGTGTCGATGGATCGATACAGCCCTGCACTGCGGAAGCCCAGCGGAAACATAGACAACGATAGTCAGCACGCAAGGTGCAGCGACAAATGA
- a CDS encoding winged helix-turn-helix domain-containing protein, translated as MGKQILLVEQDQAERERLLSSLRGGGHVVQRVDDVERVSAAAQFASLDLLVMDWAQPKNVLIDTLLALRTSKHICSLPVIVLSHFDDIHTRIAALDAGADDYMVKPCDMGELHARIRAVLRRRMPQPPVDEIPQVRGLQLDPLTLGVTVQIEAGIRAISLSPLEFRLLHFLVMHPNRVHARAQLLDRVWGEHIFIGERTVDVHVRKLRAALAGTACDGLIQTVRGGGYRLVADADAGSEVQSKQVIGVQAEVVMDQPELRHAARSVPDAVNVAVQKAAVTRWGKPSRKAATGARHHPD; from the coding sequence GTGGGTAAGCAGATATTGCTGGTCGAACAAGACCAAGCGGAGCGGGAACGACTGTTGTCGTCCCTGCGCGGTGGTGGGCATGTTGTGCAACGGGTTGACGATGTTGAGCGGGTATCTGCAGCCGCTCAGTTCGCGTCACTCGATCTATTGGTGATGGATTGGGCGCAACCGAAAAACGTGTTGATCGATACGTTGCTAGCGTTGCGTACCAGCAAGCATATTTGCAGCCTGCCGGTCATCGTGCTCTCGCACTTTGACGATATTCACACCAGGATCGCCGCGCTCGACGCGGGCGCCGACGACTACATGGTCAAGCCTTGCGACATGGGGGAGCTGCACGCTCGCATTCGTGCCGTTTTACGTCGTCGCATGCCACAACCACCGGTCGACGAAATCCCGCAGGTCCGTGGGCTGCAGCTTGATCCACTTACGCTTGGCGTGACAGTGCAAATCGAGGCAGGGATACGAGCAATCTCGCTCAGTCCGCTGGAATTCCGCCTGTTGCACTTCCTGGTGATGCACCCGAACCGCGTACATGCCCGTGCGCAACTGCTTGATCGCGTTTGGGGTGAGCACATCTTCATTGGTGAGCGGACGGTCGACGTGCACGTGCGCAAGTTGCGTGCTGCCCTGGCGGGCACCGCGTGCGATGGCCTGATCCAGACGGTTCGAGGCGGCGGCTATCGTTTGGTGGCGGATGCTGATGCTGGTAGCGAGGTGCAGTCGAAGCAGGTCATCGGCGTGCAAGCAGAAGTCGTCATGGACCAACCTGAGTTGCGGCATGCCGCTAGATCCGTGCCGGATGCAGTGAACGTTGCTGTGCAGAAGGCGGCGGTGACTCGCTGGGGCAAACCTAGCCGTAAAGCGGCCACGGGAGCACGTCACCACCCGGACTAG
- a CDS encoding beta-ketoacyl-ACP synthase III — MHDVVISGTGLWVAPEVITNEELVASYNAYAQRFNAEHAAAIAAGELAPLSESSAEFIEKASGIRQRYVIDKAGVLDPARMRPHLTQRPDDALSLQAEIGVAAARDALAAAGRDAADVDMLLCATSNFQRPYPALGVEIQNGIGAGGYAFDMNVACSSATFGLEQAINAVRSGTARAALVVSPEITSGHLDWKDRDCHFIFGDVCTAVLVERAEDTRSADAWRVLGTKCATSFSNNIRNNAGYLSRSEDRNPDDRDQLFRQEGRKVFKEVCPMAAEHIAAHLQQLGHTPADVRRFWLHQANLAMNQLIGKRLLGHEASADEAPVILDEFANTASAGSIIAFHRHRADMKAGDLGLICSFGAGYSIGSVALQKR, encoded by the coding sequence ATGCACGACGTTGTTATCAGCGGCACGGGCCTGTGGGTCGCGCCGGAGGTCATCACCAACGAGGAGCTTGTCGCCTCCTATAACGCCTACGCACAACGCTTCAATGCGGAACACGCAGCAGCCATTGCTGCGGGTGAGCTGGCGCCGTTGTCGGAATCATCGGCGGAATTCATCGAAAAGGCTTCAGGCATTCGCCAGCGCTACGTGATCGACAAGGCTGGCGTGCTGGACCCGGCGCGCATGCGTCCGCATCTGACGCAGCGCCCGGATGATGCGCTGTCCTTGCAGGCCGAGATCGGTGTGGCGGCCGCGCGCGATGCCCTGGCTGCCGCCGGCCGCGATGCTGCGGACGTCGACATGCTGCTGTGCGCAACGTCCAACTTCCAGCGCCCGTATCCGGCGCTGGGCGTTGAAATCCAGAACGGCATCGGCGCGGGCGGTTATGCGTTCGACATGAACGTTGCGTGCTCCTCGGCCACCTTTGGGCTGGAGCAGGCCATCAATGCGGTGCGCAGCGGCACAGCGCGCGCCGCGCTGGTGGTGAGCCCCGAGATCACCTCGGGCCACCTGGATTGGAAAGACCGCGACTGCCACTTCATCTTCGGTGACGTGTGTACGGCCGTGCTGGTCGAGCGCGCAGAAGACACCCGCTCGGCCGATGCCTGGCGCGTGCTCGGCACCAAGTGCGCAACCAGCTTTTCGAACAATATCCGCAACAACGCCGGCTACCTCTCGCGCAGCGAAGACCGCAACCCGGACGACCGCGACCAGCTCTTCCGCCAGGAAGGCCGCAAGGTGTTCAAGGAAGTCTGCCCGATGGCCGCCGAGCACATTGCCGCCCATCTGCAGCAACTGGGTCACACGCCGGCAGACGTGCGCCGCTTCTGGCTACACCAGGCCAACCTGGCGATGAACCAGTTGATCGGCAAGCGCTTGCTGGGCCATGAGGCCTCGGCTGATGAGGCGCCGGTCATTCTGGATGAGTTCGCCAACACAGCCTCGGCGGGTTCGATCATTGCGTTCCACCGTCACCGCGCCGACATGAAGGCGGGTGACCTGGGGCTGATCTGCTCGTTTGGTGCGGGCTATTCGATCGGCAGCGTGGCGCTTCAGAAACGCTAA
- a CDS encoding alpha/beta hydrolase family protein produces MLRHCVAAALAAFVMGAACAAEPAAPYHVGETSRVFHPQVERHWRGARTEALVTNIWYPVDASVPETPRNIGEPGRPTFRGHPSAGEAALAPAHSTYPLLMLSHGTGGTADSLDWLAAALAANGYIVAGVNHPGNNALEPLTRDGFMLWWERATDVSEALDSILADPVLGAHVDRTRIGAVGFSLGSYTVLELAGARTNVAAFEAFCGGPQGDAICRPPEMDRLQPSPGPNAPKTAATEASLARSGASYRDVRIQAVFAIAPALGMALDADSLRSIALPVSLMAGDADVTVPVESNVRRIAGLVPNADVVLVPGASHYTFIDTCHPGAIPHLPLLCQDKAGVDRDVVHAEAVRRALDFFRATLPAKT; encoded by the coding sequence ATGTTGCGTCATTGCGTTGCCGCCGCGCTGGCGGCCTTTGTCATGGGCGCCGCCTGTGCGGCCGAGCCCGCCGCGCCCTATCACGTGGGCGAAACCTCCCGCGTGTTCCATCCCCAAGTCGAGCGGCATTGGCGTGGCGCACGCACGGAAGCGCTTGTCACCAACATCTGGTATCCGGTGGATGCGTCAGTGCCTGAAACGCCGCGCAACATCGGCGAGCCCGGTCGGCCAACATTTCGCGGCCATCCATCGGCCGGCGAAGCGGCGCTGGCGCCCGCCCACTCCACCTACCCGCTGCTCATGCTGTCGCACGGCACCGGGGGCACAGCCGACAGCCTCGACTGGTTGGCCGCCGCATTGGCCGCCAACGGCTATATCGTCGCGGGTGTGAACCATCCGGGGAACAACGCGCTGGAGCCCCTCACGCGCGACGGCTTCATGCTGTGGTGGGAACGCGCAACGGATGTGAGCGAGGCGCTCGACAGCATCCTCGCCGACCCGGTCTTGGGCGCGCATGTCGATCGCACACGCATTGGCGCAGTGGGTTTCTCGCTGGGGAGTTATACGGTGTTGGAGCTAGCAGGCGCACGTACCAATGTGGCGGCGTTCGAAGCATTCTGCGGCGGGCCACAAGGCGACGCGATCTGCCGGCCGCCAGAAATGGATCGCTTGCAGCCGAGCCCCGGACCCAATGCGCCGAAAACGGCAGCAACGGAAGCCTCCCTTGCCCGCTCAGGCGCCTCCTACCGCGACGTGCGCATCCAGGCCGTCTTTGCCATCGCACCAGCCCTGGGCATGGCGTTGGATGCAGACTCCCTGCGCAGTATTGCGCTGCCGGTCTCGCTGATGGCGGGTGACGCCGATGTGACGGTACCCGTGGAGAGCAACGTGCGCCGCATCGCCGGCCTGGTGCCGAACGCCGATGTGGTGCTGGTTCCGGGCGCGTCGCACTACACCTTCATCGATACGTGCCACCCGGGGGCGATACCGCACCTGCCACTGCTGTGCCAGGACAAGGCAGGCGTCGATCGTGACGTCGTCCACGCCGAGGCTGTGCGCCGTGCGCTGGACTTCTTCCGGGCGACGCTGCCGGCCAAAACCTGA
- a CDS encoding AraC family transcriptional regulator, giving the protein MKPRTIRDYHRRIARVIEAILADPAAPHTVQSLAEVAHLSPFHFHRIYRALTGEGVFETVQRVRLAQAAQRLTGAEDSVTDVAINVGYGSPQAFARAFREFTGVSPRAFQTRQQELIVPTTEAAGLPPLELVEQPPLNALCLRHEGPIATIRQTFIALWEALGIESTSLDAPDRIGICYGDPETPGSFAYFAGVILDTPRAITGGLQPMRIEGGLYASHRLIGPYALIAPTMQALYGRCLPSYGFEPDDRPTLELYRSPARHPVPSACVTDLMIPIRKE; this is encoded by the coding sequence ATGAAACCCCGCACCATTCGCGACTACCACCGCCGCATCGCCCGCGTGATCGAGGCGATCCTGGCTGATCCCGCCGCCCCGCACACCGTGCAGAGCCTGGCGGAGGTCGCCCACCTGTCGCCGTTTCATTTCCACCGCATCTATCGCGCACTCACCGGCGAAGGTGTGTTCGAGACCGTGCAGCGCGTACGGCTGGCGCAGGCGGCCCAGCGCCTGACCGGAGCGGAAGACTCCGTCACCGACGTCGCCATCAACGTCGGCTATGGCAGCCCGCAGGCCTTTGCCCGTGCGTTTCGCGAGTTCACGGGGGTCAGCCCGCGCGCCTTTCAAACCCGGCAGCAGGAACTGATCGTGCCGACCACGGAAGCCGCTGGCCTGCCGCCGCTCGAACTGGTCGAGCAGCCGCCCCTGAACGCCCTGTGCCTGCGGCACGAAGGCCCGATCGCGACCATCCGCCAGACCTTCATCGCGCTATGGGAGGCGCTGGGCATCGAGAGCACGTCGCTAGACGCACCCGATCGCATCGGCATCTGCTATGGCGATCCGGAAACGCCCGGCTCGTTTGCGTACTTTGCGGGCGTCATTCTCGATACGCCACGCGCCATCACGGGCGGCCTGCAGCCGATGCGCATCGAAGGCGGCCTGTATGCCTCACACCGCCTCATCGGCCCCTACGCCTTGATCGCACCGACGATGCAAGCGTTGTATGGCCGCTGCCTGCCCAGCTACGGCTTCGAGCCGGATGACCGGCCGACGCTGGAGCTGTATCGCAGTCCCGCCCGCCACCCTGTGCCGAGTGCGTGCGTGACCGACCTGATGATCCCCATCCGCAAGGAGTAA
- a CDS encoding LysR family transcriptional regulator, producing MRMLDLEAVQAFVLTADLKSFTRAAEAMDSTQSAVSLKIKRLEDTLGRRLLERTPRLVRLSQDGSAFLGPARDLVAAHEGAMGSFGLERRRLSVGMSHHIVGAELPRLLRQMSRAEPALTLEIRIDSSREILDAFEDGALDAAVILRHDSRRTDGEVLMEEPFGWMAAPDFEHRSGEPLYLATQSEPCRVREMAVNVLDAAGIAWQEVFVGGGVGTIGAAVAAGLAVAALSRRVAPPGTIDVGESLGLPPLPPRSVVLHSRVADPVAKKALRTFSTTLRATAGR from the coding sequence ATGAGGATGCTCGATCTGGAGGCCGTACAGGCCTTCGTACTGACCGCCGACCTGAAGAGCTTCACGCGTGCCGCCGAGGCAATGGATTCCACTCAATCCGCCGTGAGCCTGAAGATCAAGCGGCTGGAAGACACGCTGGGCCGCCGCCTGCTGGAGCGCACGCCGCGCCTGGTGCGGCTGTCGCAGGACGGCAGCGCCTTTCTCGGGCCGGCACGCGATCTGGTGGCCGCGCATGAGGGTGCGATGGGCTCGTTCGGGTTGGAGCGGCGTCGGCTGTCGGTCGGCATGAGCCACCACATCGTCGGGGCGGAGCTGCCGCGCCTGCTGCGCCAGATGAGCCGGGCCGAACCTGCCCTGACGCTGGAAATCCGCATCGACAGCTCGCGGGAGATCCTCGATGCGTTTGAAGACGGGGCACTGGATGCGGCCGTGATCCTGCGCCACGACAGCCGCCGCACCGATGGCGAAGTCCTCATGGAAGAGCCCTTCGGCTGGATGGCCGCCCCCGACTTCGAACACCGCAGCGGAGAACCGCTCTACCTTGCCACGCAGTCCGAGCCCTGCCGCGTGCGCGAGATGGCCGTCAACGTGCTGGATGCGGCGGGCATTGCGTGGCAGGAAGTGTTTGTTGGCGGCGGCGTGGGCACCATCGGCGCAGCCGTCGCGGCCGGGTTGGCTGTCGCCGCACTCAGCCGGCGCGTGGCACCGCCCGGCACCATCGACGTGGGCGAATCGCTCGGCCTGCCGCCACTGCCACCGCGCAGCGTGGTGCTGCATTCTCGGGTGGCCGATCCGGTGGCAAAAAAGGCGCTGCGCACCTTCTCCACCACCCTGCGCGCAACGGCCGGGCGATAA
- a CDS encoding tautomerase family protein has translation MPLVQVSLRRGKPAAYHQAIFDSVYRAMRETFNVPEDDRFMAITEHDASTFSVSPTYFGIARSDDAILLQLTVSNTRSREQKQALYRRIVELLQESPGLRPEDVFINLVEVLPENWSFGHGIAQYVADKS, from the coding sequence ATGCCCCTCGTTCAAGTGTCATTGCGGCGCGGCAAGCCCGCTGCCTATCACCAAGCCATTTTCGACAGCGTCTATCGCGCCATGCGCGAGACCTTCAACGTGCCGGAGGACGATCGCTTCATGGCGATCACCGAGCACGACGCCAGCACCTTCAGCGTCAGCCCCACGTACTTTGGTATTGCGCGCAGCGACGATGCGATCCTGCTCCAGCTCACCGTCAGCAACACGCGCTCGCGCGAGCAAAAGCAGGCGCTCTATCGCCGCATCGTGGAGTTGCTGCAGGAGAGCCCCGGCCTGCGGCCCGAAGACGTGTTCATCAACCTGGTGGAAGTGCTGCCCGAGAACTGGTCGTTCGGCCACGGCATTGCGCAGTACGTGGCAGACAAAAGCTGA
- a CDS encoding DUF4865 family protein: protein MLLAHYAHHLPADYDMARLHVRASQRGPLWDDAPALFFKAFLLREKGKFGATANEYSSLYLWQHDAAFRDFLVNGRYHVVTESFGRAAIRTHVALDARKGPSNTARFAYLEEKDIAPDGDLTDVFRHAIERNREAAALAGTAAAVIGVDTVAWRLIRVRLSEVPPADNETATCHQLLHLAQPLLETLP, encoded by the coding sequence ATGTTGCTCGCTCACTATGCTCACCATCTGCCCGCCGACTACGACATGGCGCGGCTGCACGTGCGCGCCAGTCAGCGTGGTCCGCTATGGGATGACGCACCGGCCCTGTTCTTCAAAGCGTTTCTGCTGCGGGAGAAAGGGAAGTTTGGCGCGACTGCCAATGAGTATTCGTCGCTCTATCTTTGGCAGCATGACGCCGCCTTCCGTGACTTTCTCGTCAACGGCCGTTACCACGTCGTGACCGAAAGCTTTGGCCGCGCGGCCATCCGCACACATGTGGCATTGGATGCGCGCAAAGGACCATCGAATACGGCGCGCTTCGCATATCTCGAAGAGAAGGACATCGCACCCGATGGAGATCTGACCGATGTCTTCCGGCACGCCATTGAACGCAACCGCGAAGCTGCCGCACTGGCAGGGACGGCGGCGGCCGTTATCGGCGTGGACACAGTGGCGTGGCGGTTGATAAGGGTACGCCTGTCGGAGGTGCCGCCTGCCGACAATGAAACCGCCACGTGCCACCAACTACTGCATCTCGCGCAGCCGCTGCTGGAGACGTTGCCATGA
- a CDS encoding SRPBCC family protein, translated as MTTTIDSPTATTLRPLVISRTFPVSRDWVFTAWSTAEHIKRWFCPTHYTVPDATVEFRVGGKFDVCMRSPEGQDHWSRGHFVEIVPNARLVIDMNVVDADNRPLMNAHTVVTFAEEGGEGAKATRMEVTQTHTPLAPIAEMMIKGAPEGWKQTLDKLEREAASVPLADGIKRSVVHATFTIERTYDAPRSRVFKALTDPAAKAKWFAGGNGYTLLVREMDATPGGREVVKGRWDSGVVSSFEALYHDVIPNERVVYSYVMHLDDRKISASLATLELREAGNGTRLVMTEQGAFLDGYDDAGSRERGSQFLLDMLGNSLKD; from the coding sequence ATGACGACGACCATTGACAGCCCCACCGCTACGACCCTGCGCCCGCTCGTGATCTCACGCACCTTTCCCGTCTCGCGCGACTGGGTCTTCACGGCGTGGAGCACTGCTGAACACATCAAGCGCTGGTTCTGCCCGACGCACTACACGGTGCCGGACGCGACGGTCGAGTTTCGCGTGGGCGGCAAGTTTGACGTCTGCATGCGCTCGCCCGAGGGGCAAGACCATTGGTCGCGCGGCCACTTTGTCGAGATCGTGCCCAATGCGCGCCTGGTGATCGACATGAACGTGGTGGATGCCGACAACCGCCCGCTGATGAACGCGCACACCGTCGTCACGTTTGCCGAAGAAGGGGGCGAGGGTGCGAAAGCCACGCGCATGGAAGTCACGCAGACCCACACGCCGCTCGCCCCGATTGCCGAGATGATGATCAAGGGTGCGCCCGAAGGCTGGAAGCAAACCCTCGACAAGCTGGAGCGCGAAGCCGCAAGCGTGCCGCTGGCCGACGGCATCAAGCGCTCGGTCGTGCATGCCACATTCACCATCGAGCGCACGTACGATGCGCCGCGCTCACGCGTGTTCAAGGCACTGACGGACCCTGCCGCCAAGGCCAAGTGGTTTGCCGGCGGCAACGGCTACACGCTGCTGGTGCGCGAGATGGATGCCACCCCCGGCGGCCGTGAAGTCGTCAAAGGGCGATGGGACAGCGGTGTGGTGTCGAGCTTCGAGGCCCTGTACCACGACGTCATCCCCAACGAACGCGTTGTCTACTCGTACGTAATGCACCTGGACGACCGCAAGATCTCGGCCTCGTTGGCCACGCTGGAACTGCGTGAGGCAGGCAATGGCACACGCCTCGTCATGACCGAGCAAGGCGCCTTCCTGGATGGCTACGACGATGCCGGCTCGCGCGAACGCGGCTCGCAGTTCCTGCTGGACATGCTGGGCAATTCGCTCAAGGACTGA
- a CDS encoding ArsR/SmtB family transcription factor — protein MLNHDTSLDLAFQALADGNRRAMLVQLVRGPASVSELAQPLDISLPAVMQHLSVLENSGLVRSEKVGRVRTCRIEPEALSLAEQWINQRRLEWEQHFDRLGAYLDTLKTQGDPHDDDH, from the coding sequence ATGCTTAACCATGACACTTCTCTCGATCTCGCCTTCCAGGCGCTGGCAGACGGCAACCGGCGCGCGATGCTGGTCCAGCTCGTGCGTGGCCCGGCTTCTGTGAGCGAACTGGCGCAGCCGCTCGACATCTCGCTGCCGGCAGTGATGCAACACCTGTCCGTGCTGGAGAACTCCGGTCTCGTGCGATCGGAAAAGGTGGGCCGCGTGCGCACCTGCCGGATCGAACCCGAGGCCCTGAGCCTGGCCGAGCAGTGGATCAACCAACGGCGCCTGGAGTGGGAGCAACACTTCGACCGCCTCGGCGCTTACCTGGATACCCTCAAAACCCAAGGAGACCCGCATGACGACGACCATTGA
- a CDS encoding alpha/beta hydrolase family protein: protein MDSTPQTIPATDGYPLGATFWAAAGTPQGVVVMHPATGVPQRIYQAFAQFLAERGFHAITYDYRGIGASRPKTLRGFAARMRDWMLLDAEGVTRRARARYPELPQLAVGHSVGGHGIGMSGAGWGLAGAVLVACHTGNSRFIRQRGERWRVELILRGVGPALGRLIGYVPGKRLGLGEDLPGGVAIEWGAWAGMQRYFFDDPTLGAVERFNRVTNPLLVYGFDDDPWATPPAINALTQHFTGTWVERRQIAPAEAGGAVGHMGFFRPKFVDTLWPGLADWLAAQAAAARVPEAAEAA, encoded by the coding sequence ATGGACAGCACACCTCAAACCATTCCCGCCACAGACGGCTACCCCCTGGGCGCCACGTTCTGGGCGGCCGCCGGCACGCCGCAGGGCGTGGTCGTCATGCACCCGGCCACGGGGGTGCCGCAACGCATCTATCAGGCCTTTGCGCAGTTCCTGGCCGAACGCGGCTTCCACGCCATTACGTACGACTACCGCGGCATCGGCGCATCCCGGCCGAAGACCTTGCGCGGCTTTGCTGCCCGCATGCGCGACTGGATGCTGCTCGACGCGGAAGGCGTGACGCGCCGGGCGCGGGCGCGCTATCCGGAACTGCCGCAACTGGCCGTGGGGCATTCAGTGGGCGGCCACGGCATCGGCATGAGCGGTGCGGGCTGGGGGCTGGCCGGCGCGGTGCTGGTGGCTTGCCATACCGGCAACTCGCGCTTCATTCGCCAGCGGGGAGAGCGCTGGCGCGTTGAGTTGATTCTGCGCGGCGTCGGCCCGGCACTGGGGCGGTTGATTGGCTACGTGCCCGGCAAGCGCCTGGGCCTGGGCGAAGACCTGCCGGGCGGCGTTGCCATCGAGTGGGGCGCGTGGGCAGGCATGCAACGCTACTTCTTCGATGACCCCACGCTCGGCGCTGTCGAGCGTTTCAACCGCGTAACGAACCCCCTGCTCGTCTACGGCTTTGACGACGATCCCTGGGCCACACCGCCCGCCATCAACGCGTTGACGCAGCACTTCACCGGCACCTGGGTCGAGCGTCGCCAGATTGCGCCGGCGGAGGCAGGCGGTGCCGTCGGGCACATGGGTTTCTTCCGCCCCAAATTTGTCGACACGCTCTGGCCGGGTCTGGCCGATTGGCTTGCCGCGCAGGCAGCGGCTGCACGCGTGCCTGAAGCTGCGGAGGCTGCATGA
- a CDS encoding MarR family winged helix-turn-helix transcriptional regulator, which yields MTAPDRRLVYLINVGQRRLQRWIQTRTGEGVTAAQSGLLFFLEKKDGALMREAGAALDLGPSAMSGLVDRTADAGLIERRADAKDGRAWQLWLTPAGRAAAAETRTGLTELNARLTEGFTDAEIDVVARWLTSLQTKFPTGDEQ from the coding sequence ATGACCGCACCTGATCGCCGCCTCGTCTATCTGATCAACGTCGGGCAACGTCGCCTGCAGCGCTGGATTCAGACGCGCACCGGGGAGGGCGTGACCGCTGCGCAATCCGGTCTGCTGTTCTTCCTGGAGAAGAAAGACGGCGCGCTGATGCGTGAGGCCGGTGCCGCGCTTGACCTCGGGCCGTCCGCCATGAGCGGCCTGGTGGATCGCACCGCCGACGCCGGCCTGATCGAGCGCCGCGCCGATGCCAAGGACGGCCGCGCCTGGCAACTCTGGCTGACACCCGCCGGCCGCGCCGCGGCGGCTGAAACACGCACCGGCCTGACCGAGCTGAACGCACGCCTGACCGAAGGTTTTACCGACGCCGAGATCGACGTCGTCGCACGCTGGCTGACCAGCCTGCAAACCAAGTTCCCCACAGGAGACGAGCAATGA
- a CDS encoding enoyl-CoA hydratase — MQSHIQSHIADGVLTLTLARADKKNAITDAMYGALADALDAAERDNTVRVVLLRAEGDMFSAGNDIGEFASVAMTGGKSDGERNVIRFLHALARATRPLVAAVQGRAVGIGTTMLLHCDFVLLADNAQLSTPFVNLALVPEAASSLLMPARLGHVRAFEMFALGDAVSAQSALAWGLANRVVPLDKLGDEAQAIAQRLARQPLGALTETKRLMRDAELLKQQMDVESASFARRLQSPEAHEAFRAFVDRRPPNFNAVAH; from the coding sequence ATCCAGAGTCATATTCAAAGCCATATTGCCGACGGCGTGCTGACGCTCACGCTGGCACGTGCTGACAAGAAGAACGCCATCACCGATGCCATGTATGGCGCGCTGGCCGATGCGCTGGACGCTGCTGAGCGCGACAACACCGTACGCGTGGTCCTGCTGCGCGCCGAGGGCGACATGTTCTCGGCCGGCAACGACATCGGCGAGTTCGCCTCGGTGGCCATGACCGGCGGCAAGAGCGATGGCGAGCGCAACGTCATCCGCTTCCTGCATGCGTTGGCACGCGCTACGCGCCCGCTGGTGGCGGCGGTGCAGGGGCGTGCGGTTGGCATCGGCACGACCATGCTGCTGCATTGCGACTTCGTACTGCTGGCCGACAACGCACAGCTCTCCACGCCGTTCGTCAATCTGGCGCTGGTGCCGGAAGCCGCATCGAGCCTGCTGATGCCCGCGCGACTGGGCCATGTGCGCGCGTTCGAGATGTTTGCGTTGGGTGATGCGGTGAGCGCGCAGTCTGCGCTCGCATGGGGGTTGGCGAACCGGGTGGTGCCGCTCGACAAGCTCGGCGACGAGGCACAGGCGATTGCGCAGCGTCTTGCACGTCAGCCGCTGGGTGCACTGACCGAAACCAAACGCCTGATGCGCGATGCTGAACTGCTCAAGCAGCAGATGGATGTGGAGAGCGCCTCGTTTGCCAGGCGTTTGCAGTCTCCCGAGGCGCATGAAGCCTTCCGGGCGTTTGTCGATCGACGGCCGCCCAATTTCAACGCCGTGGCGCACTGA